In a genomic window of Thiosocius teredinicola:
- the truB gene encoding tRNA pseudouridine(55) synthase TruB, translated as MGRRGRNRGRAVNGILLLDKPLGLSSNHALQRVKRLFDARKAGHTGSLDPLADGMLPICLGDATKLSAFLLDADKYYRFRVRLGETTATGDTEGDILQRRPVDGISAEQIREVLPKFLGEIEQLPPMYSALKHQGKRLYELARQGVEVEREPRKVTIHALELGEIDLPEFELSVHCSKGTYVRTLAEDIGEALGCGAHVTALRRIGVGPYTGYPMHTMEALEAAAEQGSEALDALLLPIDTALTDWPAVKVSADMAFYLKQGQPLLVPKAPTEGWVRVYQGDDFLAVGQVQDDGRIAPKRLMTGG; from the coding sequence ATGGGACGTCGTGGGCGCAACCGCGGGCGCGCGGTCAACGGTATTCTGTTGCTCGACAAACCGCTGGGCCTGAGCTCGAATCACGCCCTGCAACGCGTCAAGCGCCTGTTTGATGCGCGCAAGGCCGGCCATACCGGCAGCCTCGACCCGCTGGCCGACGGCATGTTGCCGATCTGCCTGGGCGATGCGACCAAGCTCTCCGCCTTTCTGCTCGATGCCGACAAGTACTACCGGTTCCGCGTGCGCCTCGGCGAGACGACGGCGACCGGTGATACCGAGGGCGATATCCTGCAGCGGCGCCCGGTCGACGGGATATCGGCCGAGCAGATTCGCGAAGTTCTGCCGAAGTTCCTTGGCGAGATCGAACAGCTGCCGCCGATGTACTCGGCGCTGAAGCACCAGGGAAAGCGACTCTACGAACTGGCCCGCCAGGGTGTCGAGGTGGAGCGCGAACCGCGCAAGGTCACGATTCATGCGCTCGAACTCGGCGAGATCGACCTGCCGGAATTCGAACTGAGCGTTCACTGCTCCAAGGGAACCTACGTGCGCACCCTCGCCGAAGATATCGGTGAGGCGCTGGGCTGCGGCGCCCACGTCACGGCGCTGCGCCGCATCGGGGTCGGCCCCTACACGGGGTATCCGATGCACACCATGGAGGCCCTTGAGGCGGCCGCCGAGCAGGGTAGTGAGGCGCTCGATGCGCTGTTGCTGCCGATCGATACCGCGCTGACGGATTGGCCGGCGGTCAAGGTGAGCGCCGACATGGCTTTCTATCTCAAACAAGGCCAGCCGCTGCTGGTGCCCAAGGCGCCCACCGAGGGATGGGTGCGGGTCTACCAGGGTGACGACTTCCTGGCGGTCGGCCAGGTACAGGACGACGGCAGAATCGCGCCGAAACGGCTCATGACAGGTGGCTGA
- the rbfA gene encoding 30S ribosome-binding factor RbfA, with protein MQEFGREERVGAEIHRELATLLRDEVRDPRIAGVTIQEVRVVRDLSHAKVFFTQMESSQAKATEAALNKAASFLRRRLAETMNLRTVPRLAFVYDKSIEAGMRLSSLIDSAIAKDEGHGD; from the coding sequence ATGCAGGAATTCGGTCGGGAAGAGCGTGTCGGCGCTGAGATTCACCGTGAACTCGCCACCTTGTTGCGCGACGAGGTGCGCGACCCGCGTATCGCCGGTGTCACGATCCAGGAGGTCCGCGTCGTGCGCGATCTGTCGCACGCCAAGGTCTTCTTCACCCAGATGGAGTCGTCACAGGCCAAGGCAACCGAGGCTGCATTGAACAAGGCAGCGTCGTTCCTGCGTCGCCGTCTGGCCGAGACGATGAACCTGCGCACCGTGCCGCGTCTGGCATTTGTCTACGACAAGTCCATCGAGGCAGGTATGCGCCTGTCCTCGCTGATCGATAGCGCCATCGCCAAGGACGAAGGGCACGGCGACTGA